In the genome of Rhodoplanes sp. Z2-YC6860, one region contains:
- a CDS encoding ATP-binding cassette domain-containing protein: MAANEPAAAVRVEGVNHFFGEGDARNQVLFDNNLEIPSGQLMILTGPSGSGKTTLLTLIGALRSVQSGRIEVLGHDLSGLHGSDLVAKRRDIGFIFQMHNLFDSLSAFENVQMAMQVGSCPPAEMRRHGTAILDRLGLGHRIDHRPKALSGGQRQRVAVARALVNKPKLILADEPTAALDKDSSRIVVDLLKELTTQEGCAVIMVTHDVRIIELADRIVNMVDGAIRSDVIMRDALMICEFLRTVDLFRNLTPTEITNIAERMKRRRYRKDEIIIREGEPGEEFFLTGSGSIEVRRRGAGSHDRHVATLGAGQVFGEHALIADEPRNATCVAGTDEVEVFVLRKDDFRRALEASASFKDQLQAIYFQRQ; this comes from the coding sequence ATGGCTGCGAACGAACCAGCCGCCGCGGTGCGGGTCGAAGGCGTCAATCACTTCTTCGGCGAAGGCGACGCCCGCAATCAGGTGCTGTTCGACAACAATCTCGAGATTCCGTCAGGCCAGCTCATGATCCTGACCGGACCATCGGGCTCCGGAAAAACCACGCTGCTGACGTTGATCGGCGCGCTGCGTTCCGTGCAGTCCGGCCGCATCGAGGTTCTCGGTCACGATCTGTCCGGCCTGCACGGCAGCGACCTCGTCGCCAAGCGGCGCGACATCGGCTTCATCTTCCAGATGCACAATCTGTTCGATTCGCTGAGTGCCTTCGAAAACGTTCAGATGGCGATGCAGGTCGGAAGCTGTCCGCCCGCCGAGATGCGCCGCCACGGCACCGCGATCCTCGATCGCCTGGGCCTTGGCCATCGCATCGACCACAGGCCCAAGGCGTTGTCGGGCGGGCAGCGGCAGCGCGTTGCGGTTGCGCGGGCGCTGGTCAACAAGCCGAAGCTGATCCTCGCCGACGAGCCGACGGCCGCGCTCGATAAGGATTCCAGCCGGATTGTCGTCGACCTGCTCAAAGAGCTGACCACCCAGGAAGGCTGCGCCGTGATCATGGTTACGCACGATGTCCGGATCATCGAGCTTGCCGACCGCATCGTGAACATGGTCGACGGCGCGATCAGATCCGACGTGATCATGCGTGACGCTCTGATGATCTGCGAGTTTCTCCGCACGGTCGATCTGTTCAGGAACTTGACGCCGACGGAGATCACCAACATCGCCGAGAGGATGAAACGGCGGCGCTATCGCAAGGACGAGATCATCATCCGGGAAGGCGAGCCCGGCGAAGAGTTCTTCCTGACCGGCTCAGGCAGCATCGAGGTCCGGCGGCGGGGCGCAGGCAGCCACGATCGTCATGTGGCCACGCTCGGCGCCGGCCAGGTGTTCGGCGAGCACGCACTGATCGCCGACGAGCCACGCAACGCCACCTGCGTCGCCGGCACCGATGAGGTCGAGGTTTTCGTCCTGCGCAAGGACGATTTCCGACGGGCGCTGGAAGCGAGCGCGAGCTTCAAGGATCAGCTGCAGGCGATCTACTTCCAACGTCAATAG
- the devC gene encoding ABC transporter permease DevC: MAWSGERTDWIGHLHSQLMVPRTHVPLAWRNMLADRRRLIRSVSGIGFAVLLMLLQLGFRVAFIDSSLEILRNLDGDLFIVSSTKFRFGRKDPFPRRYLYASRGVEGVQSARPIYGEWMNSFWKNPQTKKTHIIQVLAFDPDQPVFLFPEVKQHLDALRRPDTALFDTRSRDFVGQADDGTVSELARRRIRVVGTFALGPDFITDGTVITSDRTFLDLFSASSNNDELTDVEIGVVKVRPGFSIEKVQASLRDALPKGVAVLTRDQLFALEKRFQNDVSPVGPIFMLGTAIGFVVGMVISYQILYTDLSDQIPQYATLKAMGYENSYLVRVVLQQAFFYAVVGFIPAWLAGIALFHAAAEVMLVPMRMSLAIALGCFVLTVAMCILSGVFAVRRVMAANPADLF, translated from the coding sequence ATGGCCTGGAGCGGTGAGCGGACGGACTGGATCGGGCACCTGCATTCTCAATTGATGGTGCCGCGCACTCACGTGCCGCTCGCCTGGCGCAACATGCTGGCGGATCGCAGGCGGCTCATCCGGTCGGTCAGCGGCATCGGTTTTGCCGTGCTGCTGATGCTGCTGCAGCTCGGCTTCCGGGTCGCGTTCATCGACAGCTCGCTTGAGATTTTGCGCAACCTCGACGGTGATCTTTTCATCGTCAGTTCGACGAAATTCCGCTTCGGCCGGAAAGACCCGTTCCCGCGCCGTTATCTTTACGCCTCGCGAGGGGTCGAAGGTGTGCAGTCGGCACGCCCGATCTACGGCGAGTGGATGAACTCATTCTGGAAGAATCCGCAGACGAAGAAGACGCACATCATCCAGGTCCTGGCCTTCGATCCCGACCAGCCGGTGTTCCTGTTCCCTGAGGTCAAGCAGCATCTTGATGCGCTCAGGCGGCCCGACACGGCGCTGTTCGATACCCGCAGCCGCGACTTCGTCGGTCAGGCGGACGATGGAACGGTGAGCGAACTCGCTCGCCGGCGCATCCGCGTCGTCGGCACCTTTGCGCTCGGCCCGGATTTCATCACCGACGGCACCGTGATCACCAGCGACCGCACCTTCCTCGATCTGTTCTCGGCAAGCTCGAACAACGATGAGCTCACTGATGTCGAAATCGGCGTCGTCAAGGTGCGTCCAGGCTTCTCCATCGAGAAGGTCCAGGCGTCTTTGCGCGACGCCTTGCCGAAGGGCGTGGCGGTGCTGACCCGCGACCAGCTGTTCGCATTGGAAAAGAGATTCCAGAACGACGTTTCGCCGGTTGGGCCGATCTTCATGCTCGGCACGGCAATCGGTTTCGTTGTCGGTATGGTGATCTCCTATCAGATTCTCTACACCGACCTGTCCGATCAGATTCCGCAATACGCCACGCTGAAGGCGATGGGATATGAGAACTCGTACCTGGTCCGCGTCGTGCTCCAGCAGGCGTTCTTCTACGCCGTCGTTGGCTTCATTCCGGCCTGGCTCGCCGGCATCGCTCTTTTTCATGCGGCCGCCGAGGTGATGCTGGTGCCGATGCGGATGAGCCTGGCGATTGCGCTCGGCTGCTTCGTGTTGACGGTCGCGATGTGCATTCTGTCAGGTGTCTTCGCGGTCCGTCGCGTGATGGCCGCAAACCCGGCGGATCTGTTCTGA
- the devC gene encoding ABC transporter permease DevC, translated as MKLRVAWRMLVHEKGRAALAVGGVFVAILLIFLQLGFYLSVPRGGLLFYNAMRFDLLLTSSAYVIQAQSNDFPRRRLYQALAVPEVATAAAVYHDSGLWLNAETGVQRDVFVIAFDPNNRVFDVPEIEQKASVLRQQDTILVDGASRPELGALRVGRRIEIAKRAVTIGGVYRLGIGFVGLGVVLTSDLNLIRLFPNRNLGDINLGLLTLRPGADPDAVAEKLRQILPEDTAVLTRKELAARETDHWMTRTSTGLIFGFGTIVAFIVGLVILNQTLSTQIARHLPQYATLKAIGYTDAALAGIVVTLAILIATLSYLPAALISTGIYALVSAFTPLPVSQTPSRLLTVLAVTWVMSTISALIAIRVLRRADPVELF; from the coding sequence GTGAAGCTTCGCGTTGCATGGCGGATGCTCGTGCACGAAAAGGGGCGCGCAGCGCTCGCCGTTGGCGGTGTGTTCGTCGCCATCCTGCTGATCTTCCTGCAGCTCGGGTTCTACCTGTCCGTGCCGCGCGGCGGATTGCTGTTCTACAACGCCATGCGCTTCGACCTTCTGCTGACGTCGAGCGCTTACGTCATCCAGGCGCAATCGAACGATTTTCCGCGGCGGCGGCTGTATCAGGCCCTGGCGGTGCCGGAGGTCGCGACGGCCGCGGCCGTTTATCATGACAGCGGGCTTTGGCTGAATGCCGAGACCGGAGTCCAGCGCGACGTCTTCGTCATCGCGTTCGATCCCAACAATCGCGTATTCGATGTGCCCGAGATCGAGCAGAAGGCCTCGGTCCTGAGACAGCAGGACACCATTCTGGTCGACGGTGCCTCGCGCCCCGAGCTTGGAGCCCTGCGGGTCGGCCGCCGCATCGAGATTGCCAAGCGCGCCGTGACGATCGGTGGCGTGTACCGGCTGGGCATCGGATTCGTCGGCCTCGGCGTGGTGCTGACCAGCGATCTGAATTTGATCCGCCTGTTTCCGAACCGGAATCTGGGTGACATCAATCTCGGCTTGCTGACGTTGCGTCCGGGTGCCGATCCTGATGCGGTCGCGGAGAAACTCCGACAGATTCTTCCGGAAGACACTGCCGTGTTGACGCGCAAGGAGCTCGCCGCGCGCGAAACCGATCACTGGATGACGCGCACATCGACCGGCCTGATCTTTGGTTTTGGCACCATCGTCGCGTTCATCGTCGGCCTGGTGATCCTCAATCAGACCCTCAGCACGCAGATCGCACGGCATCTGCCGCAATACGCCACGCTGAAGGCGATCGGCTACACCGACGCGGCGCTGGCCGGCATCGTCGTGACGCTCGCGATCCTGATCGCCACGCTCAGCTATCTGCCGGCGGCGCTGATCTCGACTGGAATTTATGCGCTGGTCAGCGCCTTCACGCCGCTGCCGGTTTCGCAGACGCCCTCGCGGCTGCTCACGGTGCTGGCCGTCACCTGGGTGATGTCGACGATCTCAGCGCTGATCGCCATCCGCGTGCTGCGCCGCGCCGATCCAGTGGAGCTGTTCTGA
- a CDS encoding efflux RND transporter periplasmic adaptor subunit encodes MGLLLAALASGAVIFSGARDKQAVAKSSDRPNAVAALGRIEPESEIINLGAGMSPDRVETLLVARGDAVRKGQALGYLGGYAEQITQKAVLEAQLKEATLRRSTELTLNQQKVLSAETHKRQILEVSPLRIASQEATIASLDAKLANDKDILNSQTQLYDKGIQSRRLREDQQALVTQGEANVASARAQLAQLKQQFEVDKVDADVQIDLARAQLERSVAEFPIASLEAQVAKADATARRMTLVAPVDGRILNIKVKPGEDVGTGPILVMGDTDRMRAVAEVYETDIGRVSVGQTATIASRALQRPLTGKVVRIGNMVYKNDVLNVDPAARADARVVEVWIELDDAGPTVRLTNLTVDVVINTTETSPAVARAASP; translated from the coding sequence TTGGGTTTGCTTCTCGCCGCGTTGGCGTCCGGCGCGGTCATTTTCAGTGGCGCCCGCGACAAACAGGCTGTCGCCAAGAGCTCCGATCGCCCGAACGCAGTGGCGGCGCTGGGCCGAATCGAGCCGGAGAGCGAAATCATCAATCTTGGTGCCGGCATGTCGCCCGATCGGGTCGAGACGCTGCTGGTCGCGCGTGGCGACGCGGTCCGGAAGGGTCAGGCGCTGGGATATCTCGGAGGCTATGCCGAGCAAATCACCCAGAAGGCCGTGCTGGAAGCGCAGCTCAAGGAGGCGACGCTTCGGCGTTCGACCGAACTGACGCTGAATCAGCAGAAGGTTCTGTCCGCCGAAACCCACAAACGGCAGATTCTCGAGGTGTCTCCGCTTCGGATCGCTTCGCAAGAGGCGACGATCGCGAGCCTGGACGCCAAGCTCGCCAACGACAAAGACATCCTCAACTCGCAAACGCAGCTCTACGACAAGGGCATCCAATCCCGCAGGCTGCGTGAGGATCAGCAGGCGCTGGTGACGCAGGGCGAGGCCAATGTGGCCTCGGCGCGCGCCCAGCTTGCGCAGCTCAAGCAGCAATTCGAGGTCGACAAGGTCGATGCTGACGTTCAGATCGATCTGGCGCGCGCCCAGCTTGAGCGCTCGGTGGCTGAATTTCCCATTGCCTCGCTCGAGGCTCAGGTCGCCAAGGCCGATGCTACGGCCCGGCGCATGACGCTGGTGGCGCCGGTTGACGGGCGCATCCTCAATATCAAGGTCAAGCCCGGCGAGGACGTCGGCACCGGCCCGATCCTGGTGATGGGCGACACTGACCGGATGCGTGCGGTGGCGGAGGTCTATGAGACCGATATCGGGCGCGTCAGCGTCGGCCAGACCGCAACGATCGCCAGCCGTGCGTTACAGCGCCCTCTCACGGGCAAGGTCGTTCGTATCGGCAACATGGTCTACAAGAACGATGTGCTCAACGTCGATCCCGCGGCGCGGGCCGATGCGCGGGTGGTCGAAGTCTGGATCGAGCTCGACGATGCAGGGCCGACCGTGCGGCTGACCAACCTCACGGTCGATGTCGTCATCAACACCACTGAAACGTCGCCGGCTGTCGCGCGCGCGGCGAGCCCGTGA
- a CDS encoding HAD hydrolase-like protein, protein MTFILVIFDLDGTLVDSRSWFLSVVNGVARKYGFREIADHEIEPMRREGPREILRRLEVPLWKLPAIARHMRGLKREQLGTMSLFPGAPAMLRGLHEAGLTLALVTSDSEDNARRQLGTSAVLFSHFACGASLFGKAAKFKSIVRHAGATTAQTIAIGDEVRDVEAARSTGIACAAVTWGYSAAETLAAMKPDLTFENINDIVARLVPQVTK, encoded by the coding sequence ATGACCTTCATACTTGTGATCTTCGATCTCGACGGCACGCTGGTCGACAGCCGGTCGTGGTTTCTCTCCGTCGTGAACGGCGTCGCGCGCAAATACGGTTTCCGCGAGATCGCAGATCACGAGATCGAACCGATGCGGCGCGAGGGTCCGCGCGAGATCCTGCGCCGTCTCGAAGTGCCGCTGTGGAAGTTGCCTGCGATCGCGCGACATATGCGCGGGCTTAAGCGCGAACAGCTCGGCACCATGTCGCTCTTTCCCGGCGCGCCCGCGATGCTGCGTGGGCTGCACGAAGCCGGCCTGACGCTCGCGCTCGTGACCTCGGACAGCGAAGACAACGCGCGACGCCAGCTCGGCACGAGCGCCGTCTTGTTCTCGCACTTCGCCTGTGGCGCCTCGCTGTTCGGCAAGGCCGCGAAATTCAAATCGATCGTGCGACATGCAGGCGCCACCACCGCGCAAACGATCGCGATCGGGGACGAGGTGCGCGACGTCGAAGCCGCGCGCTCAACAGGCATCGCCTGCGCCGCCGTGACCTGGGGCTATTCAGCCGCAGAGACGCTCGCCGCGATGAAGCCCGATCTGACCTTTGAAAATATCAACGACATCGTGGCGCGGCTCGTGCCGCAGGTCACAAAATAG
- a CDS encoding aldo/keto reductase, whose protein sequence is MLTTASEPLMLTAHGAQIPALGFGTSPMTGSMAASEMVAALKAGYRHIDAARKYGTERVVGEGMRASGVPRKDIFLTTKVSHENLHAADFTQSVDASLKALGTDYVDLLLVHWPNPEIPLAETMPALAKAKQQGKARHVGVANFNITLLDQAIKLCPEPLVCLQAEYHPYLDQSKILAALRQRGMAFVAYCPLGRGRLFNDPTLNEIAQSRGKSIAQIALRWLMQQGVGAIPRSSNPQRIADNFKVFDFTLSDDEMKRISALKRADGRIANPVERVSGGWD, encoded by the coding sequence ATGCTGACCACTGCCTCTGAACCTTTGATGCTGACCGCGCACGGCGCGCAAATTCCGGCGCTCGGCTTCGGCACCTCGCCGATGACCGGCAGCATGGCGGCGAGCGAGATGGTCGCGGCGCTCAAAGCCGGCTACCGCCACATCGACGCCGCGCGCAAGTACGGCACCGAGCGGGTCGTCGGCGAAGGCATGCGGGCGTCGGGTGTGCCCAGGAAAGACATTTTCCTCACCACCAAGGTGTCGCACGAGAACCTGCACGCGGCTGATTTCACCCAGTCGGTCGACGCGAGCCTCAAGGCGCTCGGCACCGACTATGTCGATCTCCTGCTGGTGCATTGGCCCAATCCGGAGATTCCGCTCGCCGAGACCATGCCGGCGCTGGCCAAGGCGAAGCAGCAGGGCAAGGCGCGACATGTCGGCGTCGCCAACTTCAACATCACGCTGCTCGATCAGGCCATCAAGCTCTGCCCCGAGCCACTGGTGTGTCTGCAGGCCGAGTATCATCCCTATCTCGACCAGTCGAAAATTCTGGCCGCATTGCGCCAGCGCGGCATGGCCTTCGTCGCCTATTGCCCGCTCGGCCGCGGCCGGCTGTTCAACGATCCGACGCTCAACGAAATCGCGCAGTCGCGCGGCAAGAGTATTGCCCAGATCGCGCTGCGCTGGCTGATGCAGCAGGGCGTCGGCGCAATCCCGCGCTCCTCCAATCCGCAGCGCATCGCCGACAATTTCAAGGTGTTCGATTTCACGCTCAGTGACGACGAGATGAAGCGGATTTCGGCGCTGAAGCGCGCCGACGGCCGCATCGCCAATCCGGTCGAGCGCGTCAGCGGCGGCTGGGACTAG
- a CDS encoding glutathione S-transferase family protein: protein MLTVYGEGRGFRVVWLLEELGLAYRLRPVDLLAAEKDRDFLAINPAGFIPALQDGETIMVESIAILQYLLARHDSGSLAVAPDDPAFASYLQFLHLGEAGLAGPMNAVLIGRQLAPEAERNARVTCWALETFESRLGLVLRRLADCPYLAGDRFTAADISVSYALLLGLRTGNYVPGSTERDYLARTTARPAYARAMESCQATKAWAARSSGL, encoded by the coding sequence ATGCTCACCGTCTATGGCGAAGGTCGTGGCTTCCGTGTTGTTTGGCTGCTTGAGGAATTGGGCTTGGCTTATCGGCTGCGCCCGGTCGATCTGCTGGCAGCCGAGAAGGATCGCGATTTCCTCGCGATCAATCCCGCCGGCTTCATTCCCGCCCTGCAGGACGGCGAGACCATCATGGTCGAATCGATCGCGATTCTTCAGTACCTGCTTGCCCGCCACGACTCAGGTTCGCTTGCCGTCGCCCCGGACGACCCCGCCTTCGCTTCCTATCTGCAATTTCTCCACTTGGGCGAGGCCGGGCTTGCCGGGCCGATGAACGCCGTCTTGATCGGCCGCCAACTGGCGCCCGAAGCCGAGCGAAATGCCCGGGTTACCTGCTGGGCACTCGAGACTTTCGAGAGCCGGCTGGGGTTGGTTCTCCGCCGCCTCGCGGATTGCCCCTATCTCGCCGGCGACCGATTCACTGCTGCCGATATCTCGGTGAGCTACGCTCTCCTGCTCGGCCTGCGAACTGGCAACTACGTTCCCGGTTCTACCGAGCGGGACTATCTCGCCCGCACGACGGCACGCCCTGCCTACGCCCGAGCGATGGAAAGCTGCCAGGCCACCAAGGCTTGGGCGGCGAGATCATCGGGATTGTAG
- a CDS encoding zinc-dependent alcohol dehydrogenase family protein, translating into MRAYQLPKGGAGIDALTKVDRPQPKPGHRQVLVKVAACSLNFRDLGIVRGTYRVPVPDNIVPLSDGAGEVVEVGSDVRRVKVGDKVAGCFFQRWPGGESPPDAHATALGGGIDGMLAEYVVLEEDGVVKFPAHLSLEEASTLPCAAVTVWHAMMEHAKLIAGQTVLLQGTGGVSVFGLQLAHAMGMQSVITSSSDAKLAKAKALGASHAINYKTTPDWEKSAMEFTQGRGVDHVVEVGGQGTLSRSFGALKIGGRISMIGNLSGAATELNPGLIMGRRANIQGISVGSTQMFEALDRAVAANKIKPVIDRVFGFDEVKAAYNHMAAGAHFGKIVIRV; encoded by the coding sequence ATGCGTGCCTATCAACTGCCGAAGGGTGGCGCTGGCATCGACGCGCTGACCAAGGTCGATCGCCCGCAGCCCAAGCCAGGCCATCGTCAGGTGCTGGTGAAGGTCGCGGCCTGCTCGCTCAATTTTCGCGACCTGGGCATCGTGCGTGGCACTTATCGCGTGCCGGTGCCAGACAACATCGTGCCGCTCTCGGACGGCGCCGGCGAGGTGGTCGAGGTCGGCTCCGATGTGAGGCGTGTGAAGGTCGGCGACAAGGTCGCGGGCTGCTTCTTCCAGCGCTGGCCCGGCGGCGAATCGCCGCCCGATGCACACGCCACCGCGCTTGGCGGCGGCATCGACGGCATGCTCGCCGAATACGTCGTGCTGGAGGAGGACGGCGTCGTGAAATTCCCGGCGCATCTGTCGCTGGAAGAGGCTTCGACGCTACCGTGTGCCGCCGTCACGGTCTGGCACGCCATGATGGAGCACGCCAAGCTGATCGCGGGGCAGACCGTGCTGCTGCAGGGCACCGGCGGCGTTTCCGTGTTCGGCCTGCAGCTCGCGCATGCCATGGGCATGCAGTCGGTCATCACCTCGTCGAGCGACGCCAAGCTCGCCAAGGCCAAGGCGCTCGGCGCCAGCCACGCGATCAACTACAAGACCACGCCGGATTGGGAGAAATCCGCGATGGAATTCACCCAAGGCCGCGGCGTCGATCACGTCGTCGAGGTCGGCGGCCAGGGCACGCTGTCGCGCTCGTTCGGTGCGCTCAAGATCGGCGGCAGGATCAGCATGATCGGCAACCTGAGTGGCGCTGCGACCGAGCTCAACCCCGGCCTGATCATGGGGCGCCGCGCCAACATCCAGGGCATCTCGGTCGGCTCGACGCAGATGTTCGAAGCGCTCGACCGCGCGGTCGCGGCGAACAAGATCAAGCCGGTGATCGACAGGGTGTTCGGCTTCGACGAGGTGAAAGCGGCCTACAACCACATGGCGGCCGGCGCGCACTTCGGCAAGATCGTGATCCGCGTGTGA
- a CDS encoding isocitrate lyase/PEP mutase family protein, which yields MNWTERRERLRAIVEGQRCIFPASVYDGISARIAADVGFEAMMFAGSVGSFSVIAAPDLCVLTLTEFVQQAYRINRAGSLPLCVDADHGYGNALSVKRTVEELENAGISALTIEDTLLPVPFGGDDAQLISIEEGVGKMRAALAGRQDPRLVICGRTSAIAITGVEDTIARLKAYEAAGVDMLFVAGLKNREQLDALASAVKKPLFLGSVPEDMMDLDYLSARNVRVCLQGHHQFWAGVQGVYNTLKALREGTKPSKLPNVASADLQKKLLRQADYAQWSKDFLNN from the coding sequence ATGAATTGGACCGAGCGGCGCGAACGGTTGCGCGCCATCGTCGAAGGCCAGCGATGCATCTTCCCAGCCTCGGTGTATGACGGCATCTCGGCAAGGATCGCGGCGGATGTCGGCTTCGAGGCGATGATGTTCGCGGGTTCGGTCGGTTCGTTCAGCGTGATCGCGGCACCCGATCTTTGCGTGCTGACGCTGACCGAATTCGTGCAGCAGGCCTATCGCATCAATCGTGCGGGCTCGTTGCCGCTCTGCGTCGATGCCGATCACGGCTACGGCAATGCGCTGAGCGTCAAGCGGACTGTCGAGGAGCTCGAGAACGCGGGCATATCCGCGCTGACTATCGAGGATACGTTGCTACCGGTGCCGTTCGGCGGCGACGATGCGCAACTTATCTCCATCGAAGAAGGCGTCGGCAAGATGCGCGCGGCGCTCGCCGGCCGGCAGGATCCGCGGCTCGTGATCTGCGGGCGCACCAGCGCCATCGCGATCACCGGCGTCGAGGACACCATCGCGCGGCTGAAGGCTTATGAAGCCGCCGGCGTCGACATGCTGTTCGTTGCAGGTCTGAAGAACCGCGAGCAGCTCGATGCGTTGGCCTCGGCGGTGAAGAAGCCGCTGTTCCTCGGCAGTGTGCCCGAGGACATGATGGACCTCGACTATCTTTCGGCGCGCAACGTGCGGGTCTGCCTGCAAGGCCACCATCAATTCTGGGCCGGTGTGCAGGGCGTCTACAACACGCTGAAGGCGCTGCGCGAGGGCACCAAGCCATCGAAATTGCCGAATGTCGCCTCGGCGGACTTGCAGAAGAAGCTTCTGCGCCAGGCGGACTATGCCCAGTGGTCCAAAGACTTCCTGAACAACTAA
- a CDS encoding LVIVD repeat-containing protein yields MSRFIRGARLAALLASTVLISTALAVSASAQSSPKVGDPPEAKDMRLVGWNDLQARSAYQPTVHKQGDRYIAYIGHHGGTPDVPKPMNPLTGQAEFNGTSIIDVTDPSKPKYLFHLPGQEGNYEAGGGQMTSVCDGKTLPKGDPNAVYLLRTFGGQGHEIWNVADPSHPKLVSRPSWDLKDTHKSFWECDTGIAYLVSGVPSWRTRRMTEVFDLSDPAHPVKIRDFGLVGQEPGTSGTVPTELHGMISTGPQGNRVYFGYGTNKGGVLQIVDREKLLKGPKEPTPENLRAPVVGQLDMMPTNGAHSTIPLMQVAVPEFAKDSEAKLRDFVMIVDEQIRNECQEPRQMVWFADVTIESRPMVVSNFQVPEASGHFCDRGGRFGSHSASESTAPVFYKKVAFVTYFNAGIRAIDIRNPYAPKEIGYFIPSITEATDKRCIKVDGKDRCKIAIQSNNVDTDDRGYVYVVDRANTGMHILELTGEARKIAGQP; encoded by the coding sequence ATGTCTCGCTTCATTCGCGGCGCACGCTTGGCTGCGCTGCTTGCATCCACCGTTTTGATTTCAACCGCACTCGCCGTTTCGGCATCCGCGCAGTCTTCGCCCAAGGTGGGCGATCCACCGGAAGCGAAGGATATGCGCCTCGTCGGTTGGAACGACCTCCAGGCGCGTAGCGCCTATCAGCCGACCGTTCACAAGCAGGGCGACCGCTACATCGCCTATATCGGCCATCATGGCGGCACACCCGACGTGCCGAAGCCGATGAACCCGCTCACCGGCCAGGCCGAATTCAACGGCACCTCGATCATCGACGTCACCGATCCGTCGAAACCGAAGTATCTGTTCCATCTGCCGGGACAGGAGGGCAACTACGAAGCAGGCGGCGGCCAGATGACGAGCGTCTGCGACGGCAAGACCTTGCCCAAGGGCGATCCCAACGCGGTGTATCTTCTGCGCACCTTCGGCGGCCAGGGTCATGAGATCTGGAACGTCGCCGATCCCTCGCATCCGAAGCTCGTTTCCCGGCCGAGCTGGGACCTGAAGGACACCCATAAGAGCTTCTGGGAGTGCGACACCGGCATTGCTTATCTCGTGTCCGGCGTGCCGAGCTGGCGCACGCGGCGCATGACCGAAGTGTTCGATCTCAGCGACCCGGCGCACCCGGTGAAGATCCGCGACTTCGGCCTGGTCGGCCAGGAGCCCGGCACCAGCGGCACGGTGCCGACCGAGCTGCACGGCATGATCTCGACCGGCCCGCAGGGCAACCGCGTCTACTTCGGCTACGGCACCAACAAGGGCGGCGTGCTGCAGATCGTTGACCGCGAGAAGCTGCTCAAAGGGCCAAAGGAGCCGACGCCGGAGAACCTGCGCGCGCCGGTCGTCGGCCAGCTCGACATGATGCCGACGAACGGCGCGCACAGCACCATACCGCTGATGCAGGTCGCGGTGCCGGAGTTCGCCAAGGACTCCGAGGCCAAGCTGCGCGACTTCGTCATGATCGTCGACGAGCAGATCCGCAACGAATGCCAGGAACCTCGGCAGATGGTTTGGTTCGCCGACGTCACCATCGAATCGCGGCCAATGGTCGTATCGAACTTCCAGGTGCCGGAGGCGAGCGGCCACTTCTGCGACCGCGGCGGCCGGTTCGGCTCGCATTCAGCGAGCGAAAGCACTGCGCCGGTGTTCTACAAGAAGGTGGCGTTCGTCACCTACTTCAACGCCGGGATCCGTGCGATCGACATCCGCAATCCGTACGCGCCGAAGGAGATCGGCTACTTCATTCCGTCGATCACGGAAGCCACCGACAAGCGCTGCATCAAGGTCGACGGCAAGGACCGCTGCAAGATCGCGATCCAGAGCAACAACGTGGACACCGACGATCGCGGCTATGTCTACGTCGTGGACCGCGCCAACACAGGCATGCACATCCTTGAGCTGACCGGAGAGGCGCGCAAGATCGCGGGGCAGCCGTAA
- a CDS encoding IS630 family transposase, with product MAILAGRSRSTAFGLIDETWIKTSMAPLRGWGRKGDRLRAYAPHGHWRTLTFLGALRHDGLTAPCVFDGPINGECFRAYVQQQLVPALKAGDIVVMDNLGSHKAAVLRQIIRAAGARLWYLPPYSPDLNPIEQAFAKIKHWMRMAQRRTIDDVWRQIGSLVTTIGPRECSNYFANAGYASVKL from the coding sequence CTGGCGATCCTGGCAGGCCGGTCTCGATCCACGGCGTTTGGTCTCATCGACGAAACCTGGATCAAGACCAGCATGGCCCCACTGCGCGGATGGGGACGCAAGGGCGATCGCCTGCGAGCTTACGCGCCGCATGGTCATTGGCGGACGCTGACCTTCCTCGGCGCGCTCCGCCACGACGGCCTCACAGCCCCTTGCGTGTTCGATGGCCCGATCAACGGCGAGTGCTTCCGAGCCTATGTCCAGCAGCAACTCGTTCCCGCACTGAAGGCCGGCGATATTGTCGTCATGGACAACCTCGGAAGCCACAAGGCTGCCGTGCTGCGACAGATCATAAGAGCAGCCGGAGCCAGGCTCTGGTACCTGCCGCCCTACTCGCCGGACCTCAATCCGATCGAGCAGGCCTTCGCCAAGATCAAACATTGGATGCGCATGGCTCAAAGGCGCACCATCGACGATGTCTGGCGCCAAATCGGCAGCCTCGTCACAACCATAGGCCCCCGCGAATGCAGCAACTACTTCGCAAACGCCGGATACGCTTCCGTCAAATTGTGA